One Hippoglossus stenolepis isolate QCI-W04-F060 chromosome 9, HSTE1.2, whole genome shotgun sequence genomic region harbors:
- the lzts1 gene encoding leucine zipper putative tumor suppressor 1, with the protein MGSVSSLINGNSLNTKHCRASEYRIRKGTSHHRKSGGCSLDGLLNCGFTQGSSSTAHPSKGLTHSRSGRSEDFFYIKVSNKTRSANHRGVSMEDKGNRDGESDGRLQPKLLLMSRKMNEATTAEKSLVRSTAFKPVPPKSTSSTETGHSSLDRILCPLEKPRSSEFKHNTFSGTLSDSGRNSMSSLPTHSTSGSLSASTGPVSHSDGSSAPANSLGKAAQPSLPSWVKGNSTNLDSSYRTPLNTDGFATKANGDAGSPFSADKSSPLSETAGGIRSPITTDESLIERLEQRLLERETELQELQGSFEEKEVDTCQLFDERQRYCSEEMEGLKQRCSTKLRQVSQMAAKTQQALQLQVSQLQAEKERLQEDVSKLTREKDLIKLRLRSYEAESTQLAPTLEETQWEVCQKTGEISLLKLQLRDSKADVNIRLNEIVSLRASLKENAVKMEMLEKQNKDHEDKLRSRTIEAEVCQNELQRKKNEADLLREKVGKLEKDIQEMKQDLVVAKEERLRHSLNLEANAQTQEKLIKGSDSPTQGRGEENREDASTESLQTEVGRLKRQLREEKDAQERLANTFEQERQTWNREKDRVIKYQKQLQINYLQMHRKNQDLERILKELTTELESRTELGMDIYSSGLQTYEDVIATEI; encoded by the exons ATGGGGAGCGTCAGCAGCCTGATCAACGGCAACAGCCTCAATACGAAACACTGCAGGGCGTCTGAGTACAGGATTAGAAAGGGAACCAGCCATCACAGAAAGAGTGGCGGTTGCAGCCTAGACGGCTTACTGAACTGTGGTTTCACTCAGGGCTCCTCGTCCACAGCTCATCCCTCCAAAGGCCTCACCCACTCCCGCTCGGGACGAAGTGAAGATTTCTTTTACATCAAG GTGAGCAATAAAACGAGGTCGGCCAATCACAGAGGAGTATCGATGGAGGACAAAGGGAACAGAGATGGGGAGTCAGACGGGCGACTGCAACCAAAGCTGCTGCTCATGTCGAGGAAAATGAATGAGGCG ACCACTGCTGAGAAGTCATTGGTCCGTTCCACTGCCTTCAAGCCTGTGCCTCCCAAGAGTACATCCTCCACAGAGACAGGCCACAGCAGCCTGGACCGCATCCTTTGTCCTCTGGAGAAACCAAGGAGTTCAGAGTTTAAACACAACACCTTTTCAG ggACTCTGTCAGACTCCGGACGTAACTCTATGTCCAGCCTCCCCACCCACAGCACCAGCGGCAGCCTAAGTGCTTCCACAGGCCCCGTCAGTCACAGTGATGGCAGCTCAGCTCCTGCAAATAGTCTCGGCAAGGCAGCACAACCCAGTTTGCCTTCATGGGTCAAGGGGAATAGCACTAACCTTGACTCTAGCTACAGGACTCCTTTAAACACTGATGGCTTCGCAACTAAGGCTAATGGAGATGCCGGCTCCCCATTTTCCGCAGATAAGTCAAGCCCTCTCTCTGAAACAGCAGGTGGGATTCGATCCCCCATTACCACAGATGAGTCGCTGATTGAACGTTTGGAACAAAGGCTGTTGGAGCGAGAGACTGAACTGCAGGAGCTACAG GGGAGTTTTGAGGAGAAGGAAGTAGACACCTGCCAGCTCTTTGATGAGAGACAGAGGTACTGTTCCGAGGAgatggaggggctgaagcagcGATGCTCCACAAAGTTACGACAAGTGTCGCAAATGGCTGCAAAAACCCAGCAAGCGCTCCAGTTGCAGGTCAGCCAGCTCCAG gcagagaaggagaggcTCCAGGAAGACGTTTCAAAGTTGACCCGGGAGAAGGATCTCATCAAGCTCAGGCTGAGGTCTTACGAGGCCGAGAGCACACAGTTGGCGCCGACACTCGAGGAAACTCAGTGGGAG GTGTGCCAGAAGACAGGAGAGATCTCACtgttgaagctgcagctgagagaCAGCAAAGCGGACGTCAACATCCGGCTAAACGAGATAGTCAGCCTCAGGGCGTCACTGAAGGAGAACGCAGTGAAGATGGAGATGCTTGAGAAACAGAATAAAGACCATGAAGACAAACTGCGCTCCCGCACTATAGAGGCCGAG gtTTGCCAAAATGAACTCCAACGCAAGAAGAACGAGGCTGATCTGCTGAGGGAGAAAGTGGGCAAACTCGAGAAAGACATTCAAGAAATGAAACAGGATCTGGTTGTGGCCAAAGAGGAGAGGCTGCGACACAGTTTGAACCTCGAGGCCAATGCCCAGACTCAGGAAAAACTAATCAAAGGCTCCGACTCCCCCACCCAGGGCCGGGGTGAGGAGAACAGGGAAGACGCCTCCACAGAGTCACTCCAGACAGAAGTGGGGCGACTGAAGCGGCAGCTCAGGGAGGAGAAGGACGCTCAGGAAAGGCTGGCGAACACCTTTGAGCAGGAGAGGCAGACCTGGAACAGGGAGAAGGACAGAGTCATCAAGTACCAGAAGCAGCTCCAGATCAACTACCTGCAGATGCACAGGAAGAACCAGGACCTGGAGAGGATCCTGAAGGAGCTGACCACTGAACTGGAGAGCCGGACGGAGCTGGGAATGGACATCTACAGCTCAGGGTTACAAACATACGAAGACGTTATTGCCACAGAGATTTGA